One genomic window of Piliocolobus tephrosceles isolate RC106 chromosome 19, ASM277652v3, whole genome shotgun sequence includes the following:
- the IL17RA gene encoding interleukin-17 receptor A, with the protein MGAARSPPPAVRGPRLGLLLLLLGVLAPGGASLRLLDHPALVCSQPGLNCTVKNSTCLDDSWIHPRNLTPSSPKDLQIQLRFAHTQQGDLFPVAHIEWTLQTDASILYLEGAELSVLQLNTNERLCVKFEFLSKLRHHHKRWRFTFSHFVVDPDQEYEVTVHHLPKPIPDGDPNHQSKNFLVPDCEHTRMKVTTPCMSSGSLWDPNITVETLAAQQLRVGFTLWNESTHYQILLTSFPHMENHSCFEHMHHVPAPRPEDFHQRSNVTLTRRNLKGCCRHQVQIQPFFSSCLNDCLRHSVTVPCPEMPDTPEPIPDYMPLWVYWFITGISVLLVGSAILLIVCMTWRLAGPGNEKYSNDTKYTDGLPAADLTPPPLKPRKVWIIYSADHPLYVEVVLKFAQFLLTACGTEVALDLLEEQAISEVGVMTWVGRQKQEMVESNSKIIILCSRGTRAKWQALLGRGAPVRLRCDHGKPVGDLFTAAMNMILPDFKRPACFGTYVVCYFSEVSGDGDVPDLFGAAPRYPLMDRFEEVYFRIQDLEMFQPGRMHRVGELSGDNYLRSPGGRQLRAALDRFRDWQARCPDWFELENLYSADDQDAPSLDEEVFEEPLLPPGTGIMKRAPLVREPGSQACLAIDLLVGEEGGAAVAKLEPHLQPRGQPAPQPLHTLVLPAEEGALVAAVEPGPLADGAAIRLALAGEGEACPLLGSPGAGRNSVLFLPVDPEDLPLGSTPMASPDHLPGDMREHLEGLMLSLFQQSLSCQAQGGCSRPAMVLKDPHTPYEEEQRRSVQSDQGYISRSSPQPPDGLTEMEEEEEEEQDPGKPALPLSPEDLESLRSLQRQLLFRQLQKNSGWDAVESESERPSA; encoded by the exons ATGGGGGCCGCACGCAGCCCGCCGCCCGCTGTCCGGGGGCCCCGGCTGGGACTGCTCCTGCTGCTCCTGGGCGTGCTGGCCCCGGGTGGCGCCTCCCTGCGACTCCTGGACCACCCGGCGCTGGTCTGCTCCCAGCCG GGGCTAAACTGCACAGTCAAGAACA GTACATGCCTAGATGACAGCTGGATTCACCCTCGAAACCTGACCCCCTCCTCCCCAAAGGACCTGCAGATCCAGCTGCGCTTTGCCCACACCCAGCAAGGAGACCTGTTCCCCGTGGCTCACATTGAATGGACACTGCAGACGGACG CCAGCATCCTATACCTCGAGGGTGCAGAGTTATCTGTCCTGCAGCTGAACACCAATGAACGTTTGTGCGTCAAGTTTGAGTTTCTGTCCAAACTGAGGCATCACCACAAGCGG TGGCGTTTTACCTTCAGCCACTTTGTGGTTGACCCTGACCAGGAATATGAGGTGACCGTTCACCACCTGCCCAAGCCCATCCCTGACGGGGACCCAAACCACCAGTCCAAGAATTTCCTCGTGCCTG ACTGCGAGCACACCAGAATGAAGGTAACCACGCCATGCATGAGCTCAG GCAGCCTGTGGGACCCCAACATCACTGTGGAGACCCTGGCGGCCCAGCAGCTGCGTGTGGGCTTCACCCTGTGGAATGAATCTACCCATTACCAGATCCTGCTGACCAGTTTTCCGCACATGGAGAACCACAGCTGCTTTGAGCACATGCACCACGTTCCTGCG CCCAGACCAGAGGACTTCCACCAGCGATCCAACGTCACACTCACTCGACGCAACCTGAAAGGGTGCTGCCGCCACCAAGTGCAG ATCCAGCCCTTCTTCAGCAGCTGCCTCAATGACTGCCTCAGACACTCCGTGACTGTTCCCTGCCCAGAAATGCCAGACACTCCAG AACCAATTCCGG ACTACATGCCCCTGTGGGTGTACTGGTTCATCACGGGCATCTCCGTCCTGCTGGTGGGCTCTGCCATCCTGCTGATCGTCTGCATGACCTGGAGGCTAGCCG ggcctggaaatgaaaaatacagtaatgACACCAAATACACCG ATGGCCTGCCTGCGGCTGACCTGACCCCCCCACCGCTGAAGCCCAGGAAGGTCTGGATCATCTACTCAGCTGACCACCCCCTCTACGTGGAGGTGGTCCTGAAATTCGCCCAGTTCCTGCTCACTGCCTGCGGCACGGAAGTGGCCCTGGACCTGCTGGAAGAGCAGGCTATCTCGGAGGTGGGAGTCATGACCTGGGTGGGCCGCCAGAAGCAGGAGATGGTGGAGAGCAACTCTAAGATCATCATCCTGTGCTCCCGCGGCACGCGCGCCAAGTGGCAGGCGCTCCTGGGCCGGGGAGCGCCTGTGCGGCTGCGCTGTGACCACGGGAAGCCCGTGGGGGACCTGTTCACCGCAGCCATGAACATGATCCTCCCGGACTTCAAGAGGCCAGCCTGCTTCGGCACCTACGTAGTCTGCTACTTCAGCGAGGTCAGCGGTGACGGCGACGTCCCCGACCTGTTCGGCGCCGCGCCGCGGTACCCGCTCATGGACAGGTTCGAGGAGGTGTACTTCCGCATCCAGGACCTGGAGATGTTCCAGCCCGGCCGCATGCACCGCGTGGGGGAGCTGTCAGGAGACAACTACCTGCGGAGCCCGGGCGGCAGGCAGCTCCGCGCCGCCCTGGACAGGTTCCGGGACTGGCAGGCCCGCTGCCCCGACTGGTTCGAGCTTGAGAACCTCTACTCGGCCGATGACCAGGATGCCCCGTCCCTGGACGAAGAGGTGTTTGAGGAGCCACTGCTGCCTCCGGGAACCGGCATCATGAAGCGGGCGCCCCTGGTGCGCGAGCCTGGCTCCCAGGCCTGCCTGGCCATAGACCTCCTGGTcggggaggaaggaggagcagCAGTGGCAAAGCTGGAACCTCACCTGCAGCCCCGGGGTCAGCCAGCACCGCAGCCCCTCCACACCCTGGTGCTCCCCGCAGAGGAGGGCGCCCTAGTGGCAGCGGTGGAGCCTGGGCCCCTGGCTGACGGTGCCGCTATCCGGTTGGCACTGGCGGGGGAGGGCGAGGCCTGCCCGCTGCTGGGCAGCCCAGGCGCTGGGCGAAATAGCGTCCTCTTCCTCCCTGTGGACCCCGAGGACTTGCCCCTTGGCAGCACCCCCATGGCGTCTCCTGACCACCTTCCAGGGGACATGAGGGAGCACCTCGAAGGCTTGATGCTCTCGCTCTTCCAGCAGAGTCTGAGCTGCCAGGCCCAGGGGGGCTGCAGTAGACCCGCCATGGTCCTCAAAGACCCACACACACCCTACGAGGAGGAGCAGCGGCGGTCAGTGCAGTCTGACCAGGGCTACATCTCCAGAAGCTCCCCGCAGCCCCCCGACGGACTCACGGaaatggaggaagaggaagaagaagagcaGGACCCAGGGAAGCCGGCCCTGCCACTCTCTCCCGAGGACCTGGAGAGCCTGAGGAGCCTCCAGCGGCAGCTGCTTTTCCGCCAGCTGCAGAAGAACTCAGGCTGGGACGCGGTGGAGTCAGAGTCAGAGAGGCCCAGTGCATGA